The Streptomyces sp. V4I8 genome includes the window CTCGTCAGAACCCGCATCGCGGGCGACGTCGCGACGCCCCGCGAGAACAACCTCTCCCACTACCGCCAGCTGGCGAACGGCAACCGCCACTACTGGCTCGGCCTGGAGCTCGGCGAACGCTGGACCGACGAGCAGGACGTGCTCGCGGTGATGGCCGAGCGCGTCGGCGTGAACGACGACGCGGAGCACCGCCACGGCCAGGACACCATCGACCCCGAGCTGACGGTGGCCGCCCTGGAGCGGATGGCGGCCCGCCTGCGCAAGGCGGCCGACGGGCAGCAGCGGGTGCTGTTCGCGACGGGCCACCCGGGCGGCCTGCTGGACGTCCACCGCGCCACCGCCGCCGCTCTGCGCACGGCCGGCTGCGAGATCGTCGTCATCCCGGAGGGCCTCCAGACGGACGAGGGCTACGTCATGCAGTTCGCCGACGTGGCTGTCCTCGAACACGGCGCCACCCTCTGGCACACCCACTCCGGCGACCCGATGAAGGCCATCCTGACCGGACTCGAGCGCGAGGAGCGTCCGCTGCCGGACCTGGTCGTCGCCGACCACGGCTGGGCGGGATACGCCGGGCAGCACGGCGTGGACTCCGTCGGGTACGCGGACTGCAACGACCCGGCGCTGTTCCTCGCGGAGGCGGAGGGCACGGTGCAGGTGGTGGTGCCGCTGGACGACCACGTGGTCAGCCCGCGTCACTACGACCCGATGACGGCGTTCCTGCTGGCGGAGGCGGGGCTCGACTAGAACGGGCAGGGGGACCGGTGCTGTTGCGCAACGTCACACCGGACGACGTCGACGCCTACGTCCGTATGCGCTGCGATCCCGTCATGATGGCGGACCTCGGCGGACCCCTCCCGCGCGAGGGCATGCGGGACAAGGTCCTGCGGGACGCCCGGGAGGCGGCGGCGGATGTCGCCTGGATCAGGATGATCGTGCCGATGCCGGGCACGCCTGACGTGGTGGCGGGGACCGTGACCCTCTGGTCGCACGACACGGACGACGGGCCCGTCTCCGAGATCGGCTGGATGGTCCTGCCGGAGTTCCAGGGCCGGGGGCTGGGAAAGCGCGCCGTCCGGGCCCTGCTCGAACAGGCCCGGGACGAGGACCGCTGGGGTGTCGTGCACGCCTTCCCGGCCACGGGCAACGGAGCCTCCAACGGCATCTGCCGCTCGCTCGGCTTCCGGTTGCTCGGCGAACGCGAGGTGACGTTCGCCGACCGGATCCTGCGAAGCAACCACTGGGCCGTCGACCCTCGCGTCGATCTGACCTGACATCAGGGCTGCCGGGCAGGGCGCGGGCGGGTCACCGCGGGACGCGGACCACGCCCTCCTGGATCACCGACACCGCCAGCTGCCCGTCCTGCGTGTAGATACGGGCCTGACCGAGGCCGCGCCCGCCGTGCGCCGACGGCGACTCCTGGTCGTACAGCAGCCACTCGTCCGCGCGGAACGGGCGGTGGAACCACATGGCGTGGTCCAGGGAGGCGCCGACCACGTCCCCGACGGCCCAGCCACCCCGGCCGTGCGCGAGCAGGACGGAGTCGAGAAGGGTCATGTCGGAGACGTACGTGGCCAGGACGACGTGCAGGAGCGGGTCGTCGGCCAGCTTGCCGTTGGTGCGGAACCAGACCTGGGAGTGCGGTTCGCGGGGCTCGCCGAACCTGCCGTACGGCGGCTCGTCGACGTAGCGGAGGTCGACCGCCTGGCGTGCCTCCAGGAACCTCTCGACGACCGCCGGGTCGAGATGGTCGTACCCGCGCAGGCGCTCCGCCGAGGTGGGAAGCGACTCCGGGTCGGGCGCGGGCGGCATGGCCGCCTGGTGGTCCATGCCCTCCTCGTGGAGCTGGAAGGAGGCCGACAGGGCGAAGATCGGCTTGCCGTGCTGGACGGCGACGACGCGGCGCGTGGTGAAGGAACGGCCGTCGCGCATGCGCTCGACGTTGTAGACGATGGGCGCGCCCGGGTCGCCCATGCGCAGGAAGTACGCGTGGAGGGAGTGGGCATGGCGGTCCTCGGGGACCGTACGCCCGGCGGCGACCAGCGCCTGGGCCGCGACCTGACCGCCGAAGACGCGCGGGACGACGGCGGAGCGGGACTGGCCGCGAAAGATGTTCTCCTCGATCTGCTCAAGATCGAGCAGATCGAGGAGACCCTGTAGTGCCTGGTTCATGGCACCTTTTCTACTGTCCGGTAATTTCCGGGACCTTACAGGCCCATGTCCTTCGCGATGATCGACTTCATGATCTCGCTGGTGCCGCCGTAGATGCGGTTGACGCGGTTGTCCGCGTACAGGCGGGCGATCGGGTACTCGTTCATGAAGCCGTAGCCGCCGTGCAGCTGCAGGCAGCGGTCGATCACGCGGTGCGCGACCTCGGTGCAGAAGAGCTTCGCGGACGCGGCCTCGGCCGGGGTCAGCTCGCCGGCGTCCAGGGCCTCCAGCGCGCGGTCCGCGACGGCCTCGGCGGCGTCGACCTCGGCCTGACAGGCCGCCAGCTCGAACTTGGTGTTCTGGAAGGAGGCCACCGACTTGCCGAAGACGGTGCGGTCCTGGACGTACTCCTTGGCGAACCGGACGGCCGCCTTGGCCTGGGCGTAGGCGCCGAAGGCGATGCCCCAGCGCTCGGACGCCAGGTTGTGGCCGAGGTAGTAGAAGCCCTTGTTCTCCTCGCCGAGGAGGTCCTCGACCGGGACCTTCACGTCGACGAACGCCAGCTCGGCGGTGTCGGAGGTCTTCAGGCCGAGCTTGTCGAGCTTGCGGCCGACGGAGTAGCCCTCGGACTTGGTGTCCACGGCGAACAGGGAGATGCCGTGGCGGCGGTCCTCGGCGCTGGGCGCGTCGGTGCGGGCGCAGACGATCACACGGTCGGCGTGGACGCCGCCGGTGATGAAGGTCTTGGCGCCGTTGAGGACGTAGTGCGTGCCGTCCTCGGAGAGCTTGGCGGTGGTCTTCATGCCCGCGAGGTCGGAGCCGGTGCCCGGCTCGGTCATCGCCAGCGCCCACATCTCCTCACCGGAGACGAACTTCGGCAGGAAGCGCTTCTTCTGCTCGTCGCTGGCGAGCATCTTGATGTACGGCAGGCCGAGCAGCACGTGCACGCCGGAGCCACCGAACTGGACGCCCGCGCGGGAGGTCTCCTCGTACATCACCGCCTCGAACTTGTACGAGTCGATGCCGGCGCCGCCGTACTCCTCGTCGACGCGGATGCCGAAGACGCCGAGCTCGGCGAGCTTGTAGTAGAAGTCGCGGGGCGCCTGGCCCGCCGCGAACCACTCGTCGTAGACCGGGACGACCTCGGCCTCGATGAAGGCGCGGATGGTCTCCC containing:
- the tesB gene encoding acyl-CoA thioesterase II, producing the protein MNQALQGLLDLLDLEQIEENIFRGQSRSAVVPRVFGGQVAAQALVAAGRTVPEDRHAHSLHAYFLRMGDPGAPIVYNVERMRDGRSFTTRRVVAVQHGKPIFALSASFQLHEEGMDHQAAMPPAPDPESLPTSAERLRGYDHLDPAVVERFLEARQAVDLRYVDEPPYGRFGEPREPHSQVWFRTNGKLADDPLLHVVLATYVSDMTLLDSVLLAHGRGGWAVGDVVGASLDHAMWFHRPFRADEWLLYDQESPSAHGGRGLGQARIYTQDGQLAVSVIQEGVVRVPR
- a CDS encoding GNAT family N-acetyltransferase, whose protein sequence is MLLRNVTPDDVDAYVRMRCDPVMMADLGGPLPREGMRDKVLRDAREAAADVAWIRMIVPMPGTPDVVAGTVTLWSHDTDDGPVSEIGWMVLPEFQGRGLGKRAVRALLEQARDEDRWGVVHAFPATGNGASNGICRSLGFRLLGEREVTFADRILRSNHWAVDPRVDLT
- a CDS encoding acyl-CoA dehydrogenase family protein; translation: MRRTVFNEDHEAFRETIRAFIEAEVVPVYDEWFAAGQAPRDFYYKLAELGVFGIRVDEEYGGAGIDSYKFEAVMYEETSRAGVQFGGSGVHVLLGLPYIKMLASDEQKKRFLPKFVSGEEMWALAMTEPGTGSDLAGMKTTAKLSEDGTHYVLNGAKTFITGGVHADRVIVCARTDAPSAEDRRHGISLFAVDTKSEGYSVGRKLDKLGLKTSDTAELAFVDVKVPVEDLLGEENKGFYYLGHNLASERWGIAFGAYAQAKAAVRFAKEYVQDRTVFGKSVASFQNTKFELAACQAEVDAAEAVADRALEALDAGELTPAEAASAKLFCTEVAHRVIDRCLQLHGGYGFMNEYPIARLYADNRVNRIYGGTSEIMKSIIAKDMGL
- a CDS encoding phosphatase; translated protein: MPIPGTPSRAELVDHLVRTRIAGDVATPRENNLSHYRQLANGNRHYWLGLELGERWTDEQDVLAVMAERVGVNDDAEHRHGQDTIDPELTVAALERMAARLRKAADGQQRVLFATGHPGGLLDVHRATAAALRTAGCEIVVIPEGLQTDEGYVMQFADVAVLEHGATLWHTHSGDPMKAILTGLEREERPLPDLVVADHGWAGYAGQHGVDSVGYADCNDPALFLAEAEGTVQVVVPLDDHVVSPRHYDPMTAFLLAEAGLD